The Bartonella krasnovii sequence GGTATCCTGCTTTATATATAAAACATCCTCCTTATCTAACTTCAGATACAGAATAGTTAAGATATTACTCTTTTTTGCATTTGTTTTTGCATTCTCAAAAGTATACTTTTATCCTTTTGATGACCAACAATAATTAAAAAAATCACCACTATTGTATCATTTGTATGCTTCAATTATCTTATATAATGGAGTTTGTGTAATCACACATTTATGAAACAATTCGATGCTTATCCTATCAATCACTGCTCTTATGACAGAAGTTTTACCAATTTATCGACAAAAACACCCTTCAAGGTGATCATTGACAATCCCTACAGACTGCATAAAAGCATAACAAATCGTGGGACCAACAAACGTCCAGCCGCGCTTCTTTAAATCTTGAGAAAGGCGAAGAGAAGCTGGAGTGATGGGGTTTTCCAACAATGTTTGAAAATCTATCTTTTCATAACGCTCCGATTGTGGGGGCTGAAAAGACCAGAAATAGTGGGATAAACTCCCCCACTCGGTTATAATTTCCTGTGCTCTCAAGGCATTATTAAGCACTGATCGAATTTTTCCTTGATGACGAACAATGCCTTTATTCTGCATCAATGTTTGCACCTTTAGCGCATTATAATGACTGATTTTTTCAAAATTAAAGTGATCAAATGCCTCTCGAAAAGAAGAACGTTTTTTTAAAATCGTAAACCAAGAAAGCCCCGCTTGGAAACCTTCAAGACAAATTTTTTCAAACAAAGGGATATCCTCAAAAACAGGTTTTCCCCATTCGTTATCATGATAAGCACAATAAAGTGGATCCGTTCCTGCCCATGCGCAACGAACTTTTCCATCCCTCCCCTTAAGAAGTCCTTTATCAAGCACCAC is a genomic window containing:
- a CDS encoding DNA-3-methyladenine glycosylase I; its protein translation is MTKERSFNMVNVVLDKGLLKGRDGKVRCAWAGTDPLYCAYHDNEWGKPVFEDIPLFEKICLEGFQAGLSWFTILKKRSSFREAFDHFNFEKISHYNALKVQTLMQNKGIVRHQGKIRSVLNNALRAQEIITEWGSLSHYFWSFQPPQSERYEKIDFQTLLENPITPASLRLSQDLKKRGWTFVGPTICYAFMQSVGIVNDHLEGCFCR